The window GAAGACCTTGCCGAGCGAAGTATTCCCCGGCACACAGCACACGTATTGGGTGTATGTCCCGGCGCAATACGACCCGGCGCAGCCGGCCGCGCTGATGATCTTCAACGACGGCCAGGCATTCAAACACGAGCCGGGCGATGTCCAGGCGCACCACGTCCTGGACAACTTGATTTATCGCCGTGAGATCCCGGTGATGCTCGGCGTGTTCATCAATCCGGGCCGTCGTCCGGATCAGCCCGAACCGACGCCGCAGAATTGGGGCGACCGCGATACGAATCGTCCGGAGGAATACAACGCGCTCAATGACAAATATCCGCGAGTGATCGTCGATGAACTGCTGCCGGCCCTCTACAAGGACTACAACATTTCGCGCGACCCGGAGTTGCACGGCATTGGCGGCGCGAGTTCGGGTGGGATTGCCGCTTTTACGGTCGCGTGGCATCGGCCGGAGCACTTCCGCAAGGTGTT of the Verrucomicrobiota bacterium genome contains:
- a CDS encoding esterase family protein, yielding MDVFYKLGPDSMPQEGVPKGRFDGPKTLPSEVFPGTQHTYWVYVPAQYDPAQPAALMIFNDGQAFKHEPGDVQAHHVLDNLIYRREIPVMLGVFINPGRRPDQPEPTPQNWGDRDTNRPEEYNALNDKYPRVIVDELLPALYKDYNISRDPELHGIGGASSGGIAAFTVAWHRPEHFRKVFTFVGSFVNLGNRGGHTYPDLVLQNEKKPIRIFLQDGRNDNRLPGRGGNDPNSSDWFYQNVRLVDALKKKGYDVNYTWGIGNHGQKQGGAIFPDIMRWLWRDAQKVSTDRSDTVERAFRAPATPPDSAGK